The genomic stretch CAGATAACTTAGTAATTTTCCCCCGTTAGTGGCAATTTTTGTCGCTTTTTTGAGATTGCCAGTATACTTCCAGATAATCGAACGAAAAACGCGACCGCCATCTAAGGGAAAGCCGGGGAGCATATTGAAGATAGCCAAAGCCAGATTAATCACAGCCAGGTAAGCAAAAACACCTGTGAAGACGACACTCCAACCAGCATTTATGCCCACATACCAAATCAAGCCGAAAAATCCAGCTAGAAGCAGACTCACAAGCGGCCCTACCCCAGCAATTTGGAACTCATCCCCAGGAGTTTCTGCATCCATACGAGTCCGTGAAACTCCACCAAAAATAAATAGGGTGATACCTTCCACGGGAATTCCTTTAGCCCTGGCGACGAAGGAGTGAGAAAGTTCATGTGCCAGCAGCGAGGCGAAAAATAGTAGTGTTGCTACTAGACCCATGCCAAAATAAGTAGCATTGTTAAATCCTGGATAGTTGGTGGGAAATAAACCCACGCTTAAAGTCCACAAAACGAGGAAGAAAATTAAGAACCAAGACAAGTCTACTCGGATTTCAAATCCGAAAATAGAACCAAGACGAAAACCTTGCATAATTCGTAATTCGTAATTCGTAGTTAAGAAAGTTTTATTATTTATTCCCAAAGGTTTGTAAATATCACCGCAAGTATAGAAAAGGGTAAGTGATTTCGCCTCTAGCAAACGATAGAGAACTGAGATGTATCTTTTGATAGGGACACCTTCAACTCAAAAATTAGACTCTGTGGCAAATCTCAACAAGATGATGGTTGCCGGGTTTTTAGGTGATATCCAACGGACTGTTAATGAAGTCACAAAGTAGTCATTAATCTACGGGAAGCATAGATTAATGACTGTCAAATTTCACAATAACTGGCTGGTTTCCCCTAACAATCAAAGCTATCTTTCTTTGTTCAGGATGAAGAATACAAATTTGATCCTTACCCAGTTGAAATACCACAAAATCTCCTTCCAGGTGAGTTGCACTATTCATCCGCCACCATGCCAAAGGTGTCTCAAGGGAGAATTGAAACCTTAAATCTTCAGATTTGTTATGACCTGAAATTCCCCCATGCCAGTTACGTCTATATTCCCAATTTGTATTTTCAGTCAGTTTGCGGACAGAACGATAAGGAGGGCGAACTCGGGAAATAACAGAATCAAACTCAGATAACTGCACAGTCTGTTGCAATTTCCCTAGCAAATTAGAACGAATTGGTTGATTATTTTCAGCAGAGATGAAATACAGCACATATTCTTCCCTCGGTTGTAACTTTGAGGCTGAGACAACATCAAGCTGAGTTAACATACTCGTCTGGCTAGCCAAACCATACAAAACCAATAGTAGTAGGTAGCTGATACCATGAATAATAAATGTAGCTTTAAGAGCCTTGAAGAATGAATTCGGCTGTTTGCGAAATAGTAACCAAAAGAAAGGATATTCAATAATTAAGGTCATTAAAAAAGCAAGAACAACAAAGATAGAAAGCCAGAAACGGATATTTTCAATATTTAGATTCGGAATATTAGTTGATAGTCGAGCTAGGGATAATACTCCCACCCAAGCAGAGGTATAATTGGCGAAAATCAGTATAACGATTGTTTTGGAATTTGGTGTATGAAACCACTTTGAAAGC from Nodularia sp. LEGE 06071 encodes the following:
- a CDS encoding site-2 protease family protein, with product MQGFRLGSIFGFEIRVDLSWFLIFFLVLWTLSVGLFPTNYPGFNNATYFGMGLVATLLFFASLLAHELSHSFVARAKGIPVEGITLFIFGGVSRTRMDAETPGDEFQIAGVGPLVSLLLAGFFGLIWYVGINAGWSVVFTGVFAYLAVINLALAIFNMLPGFPLDGGRVFRSIIWKYTGNLKKATKIATNGGKLLSYLLIGFGALEMFAGAILGGLWLILIGWFLYNAAESSYEELLLRTSLEGVKAGEIMTPHPETVNPDMNLQELVDTYFLSRRYHSFPVTEDSHPIGIITLNQVKDIPREEWKYRTVKDTMIPTENRVTASPDEQMSKVLQKMQDSGVRRVLVIQNGLLRGIITAHDLANWLQRQRDLGQVT